A genomic stretch from Scheffersomyces stipitis CBS 6054 chromosome 6, complete sequence includes:
- the MTR1 gene encoding Predicted mutarotase produces MSEEKKEAVVEPKAEEVKEKEQIEEKEVEEEEGTNKRTSEEKDKKKHKKRRRRQYDDDVPKDSETKEAAEDDEEEEDGEFDENNLENEEDVEDDLAEIDTANIITTGRRTRRKVIDFAKAAKELDAENGVVREDDEEEEDGEFEVKE; encoded by the coding sequence aaaagaaagaggcTGTAGTTGAGCCAAAGGCTGAGGAAGTAaaggaaaaagaacaaatagaagaaaaggaagttgaagaagaagaaggcacTAACAAGAGAACCAGTGAAGAgaaggacaagaagaagcacaagaagagaagaagaagacaatacGACGATGACGTTCCAAAAGACTCAGAAACTaaagaagctgctgaagatgatgaggaagaagaagatggcGAATTTGACgaaaacaacttggaaaacgaaGAGGATGTAGAAGATGACTTGGCTGAGATTGATACAGCCAACATTATCACAAccggaagaagaaccagacGTAAAGTAATTGACTTTGCTAAGGCCGCAAAGGAATTGGATGCTGAAAATGGAGTTGTTagagaagatgacgaagaagaagaggatggagaatttgaagttAAGGAATAG